GTCGGGAGGCCGCCGGTACGGAACACGTCGGTGAGCATGAGCCGGGCGGTCGCGTCGCGAACGGTCGCTTCCATCGCGCCCACCGTTTCTTCGATCGCGTACTCGGTGCGCTTCAACTGGACCTCGTCGCCGTCGATGATCGCGTAGGAGGCGTGCGGGTTGCCGTCGCGCCCGATCCCGACGCTGCCGGGGTTCACGATGAGCGTGTTGCGCACCCGCAGCGTGTAGGGCACGTGCGTGTGACCCGTGAGCACGTAATCGACCTTCAGGCCCGCGAGCCGCGGGTACCAGAACGCGGGGTCGGGCGGCGCGTATTCGTCCATCGGGTCGCGCGGCGTGGCGTGAACGAGCAGGAACCGCTTGCCGTTGAGTGTGAACATGCGCGACGTGGGCAG
The Gemmata palustris DNA segment above includes these coding regions:
- a CDS encoding metallophosphoesterase family protein encodes the protein MRVLVVADIHGNRAALEAIRESFDVCLCVGDIVDYGPEPAWCVDWVRRNATHCVRGNHDHGVAQNVDIQGAGGFRFLTSVTRPITVAALSSDQRRYLAALPTSRMFTLNGKRFLLVHATPRDPMDEYAPPDPAFWYPRLAGLKVDYVLTGHTHVPYTLRVRNTLIVNPGSVGIGRDGNPHASYAIIDGDEVQLKRTEYAIEETVGAMEATVRDATARLMLTDVFRTGGLPTKWLLRNGTSTKGNGNGNGNGNGNGNGAH